One genomic segment of Choristoneura fumiferana chromosome Z, NRCan_CFum_1, whole genome shotgun sequence includes these proteins:
- the LOC141439742 gene encoding transmembrane protein 208, translating to MPPPPKKAPTKGAKQILVENSATVNFYRNMSLGAALFYSIVTGVFYYEDLTGWFIFLNIFVFAVYVGCYRMMTYISRPTYADNSQLIDPGLDLNMEGGMGEHVKDIVILTSITHVLSVISNYFWLLLVLLPLRAFWLLWTNILGPWFFQEAPQDNEQDEKKRKKMERKMKRYQQ from the exons ATGCCCCCT ccACCCAAGAAGGCACCTACAAAAGGTGCTAAACAAATACTGGTAGAAAATTCAGCTACAGTCAACTTTTATCGCAACATGTCCCTAGGTGCTGCCTTGTTCTATAGCATAGTAACTGGTGTATTCTACTATGAAGACCTCACTGGCTGGTTTATT TTCTTGAACATTTTTGTGTTCGCTGTGTATGTCGGGTGCTACCGCATGATGACTTACATTAGCAGGCCAACCTATGCTGACAACAGTCAATTGATCGACCCAGGGCTTGATCTGAATATGGAAGGTGGTATGGGCGA ACATGTAAAAGACATAGTTATCTTGACATCCATCACACATGTGTTGTCAGTGATATCTAATTACTTTTGGCTACTATTGGTCCTTTTACCCCTCCGAGCGTTCTGGCTCCTCTGGACCAACATCCTTGGCCCCTGGTTCTTCCAAGAAGCACCACAAGACAACGAACAAGATgagaagaaaagaaagaaaatggaAAGGAAAATGAAGCGTTACCAACAATAG